The proteins below come from a single Antennarius striatus isolate MH-2024 chromosome 18, ASM4005453v1, whole genome shotgun sequence genomic window:
- the LOC137611999 gene encoding phospholipid hydroperoxide glutathione peroxidase-like codes for MWFLRPTLLLGLVGSRGVVTSMCAQAADWQSAKSIYEFSAKDIDGDDVSLEKYKGYVCIIVNVASKUGKTKVNYTQLEEMHASYVEKGLRILGFPCNQFGGQEPGTEAEIKEFAKGYNVEFDLFSKIEVNGDNAHPLWKWMKAQPKGKGTLGNNIKWNFTKFLINREGLVVKRYGPNEDPTAVKKDLPSYL; via the exons ATGTGGTTTTTGAGACCGACGCTACTGCTCGGTTTGGTCGGCAGCAGAGGAGTAGTGACAAGTATG TGTGCTCAAGCGGCAGACTGGCAGAGCGCTAAATCAATATACGAGTTCTCTGCCAAGGATATTGATGGCGATGATGTGTCTCTAGAGAAATACAA AGGATATGTGTGCATCATTGTGAATGTGGCCTCTAAATGAGGAAAGACCAAGGTAAACTACACTCAGCTAGAGGAAATGCACGCTTCCTATGTTGAGAAGGGTTTACGCATCCTGGGCTTTCCATGCAACCAGTTTGGAGGACAG GAGCCAGGTACTGAAGCAGAGATCAAAGAGTTTGCCAAAGGTTACAATGTTGAGTTTGACCTCTTCAGTAAAATCGAGGTGAATGGAGACAACGCTCACCCTCTGTGGAAGTGGATGAAAGCACAGCCCAAAGGCAAAGGAACCCTGGGAAA TAACATCAAATGGAACTTCACTAAG TTCCTAATTAATCGTGAGGGACTTGTGGTGAAGAGATATGGGCCAAATGAAGATCCAACT GCTGTAAAGAAGGATCTGCCATCGTACCTGTGA